One Primulina huaijiensis isolate GDHJ02 chromosome 8, ASM1229523v2, whole genome shotgun sequence genomic region harbors:
- the LOC140982807 gene encoding trihelix transcription factor DF1-like yields MMLGVSGLMSSSGDGAAAADALEGGGASGGSSEVGASSSIPGGSLEDGERSGGGGGGNRWPRQETLALLKIRSDMDVAFRDSSLKGPLWDEVSRKMAELGFHRSAKKCKEKFENVYKYHKRTKEGRASKPDGKTYRFFDQLQALETSPPLPFTPPPPRTQTPATTTMTAPPPNAANFPMPSHVGTVPSISPNPLSMLPPNTTIQTSLNPINNIPPFQPSINTSNLPQAHPFQSSHDPHILSSLLSDSSSSSTSSDEDIQRRRGKKRKWKDFFERLMKEVVQKQEELQKKFLETLEKRERDRMAREEVWRIQETTRMNREHDLLVQERSIAAAKDAAVIAFLQKVSEQHNLQIPNISNIITAAVQPPENPQPPPRQPAPPPPPPPPQQSTLPPPPAQPTLPVVTVSPTKILNPSKKDNGGTESFTPTSSSRWPKTEIEALIKLRTNLDLKYQENGPKGPLWEEISAGMGKMGYSRSSKRCKEKWENINKYYKKVKESSKKRPEDSKTCPYFHQLEALYREKNKNDDHSFHLEYTAKQDNPMVPIMARPERQWPNPNQQHQDPTMHDQDQDNESDDNEEDDDGDDEDEEDAGGYEIVTNKQQSSMTNTGE; encoded by the exons ATGATGCTAGGCGTTTCTGGCCTCATGAGTAGCTCCGGTGACGGCGCAGCGGCGGCAGATGCCCTCGAGGGTGGTGGAGCTAGTGGTGGCAGCAGTGAGGTTGGTGCATCCAGCTCGATTCCTGGTGGGAGTTTGGAGGATGGTGAGAGAAGTGGCGGCGGAGGTGGTGGAAACCGGTGGCCTAGGCAAGAAACTTTGGCTTTGCTGAAAATTCGTTCTGATATGGATGTTGCTTTTCGAGACTCGAGTCTCAAAGGTCCATTATGGGATGAAGTTTCCAG GAAAATGGCGGAGCTTGGATTTCATCGAAGTGCCAAGAAATGTAAAGAAAAATTCGAGAACGTGTACAAGTATCATAAAAGAACAAAAGAAGGCCGAGCATCCAAGCCAGACGGGAAAACTTATCGTTTTTTCGATCAATTACAGGCGTTGGAAACCAGTCCGCCGCTTCCCTTCACCCCTCCTCCGCCCCGGACTCAGACTCCAGCCACCACGACAATGACGGCACCACCACCTAATGCTGCCAATTTTCCAATGCCATCACATGTTGGTACTGTTCCATCCATTAGTCCAAACCCTTTAAGTATGCTGCCACCAAACACAACGATACAAACTTCCCTCAATCCAATAAATAACATTCCTCCATTTCAACCATCAATAAATACTTCGAATCTTCCTCAAGCTCACCCTTTTCAATCCTCTCACGATCCTCATATTTTGTCGAGTCTACTCTCAGATTCTTCCTCCTCGTCAACTTCTTCTGACGAGGATATACAGCGGCGGCGGGGGAAGAAGAGGAAATGGAAGGATTTCTTTGAGAGGTTGATGAAAGAAGTGGTGCAGAAGCAGGAGGAGTTGCAGAAGAAATTTTTGGAAACATTGGAGAAACGGGAGAGGGATCGTATGGCGAGAGAGGAGGTATGGAGGATTCAAGAAACGACAAGAATGAATCGAGAACACGATCTTCTGGTTCAGGAGAGATCCATCGCCGCTGCCAAAGACGCGGCGGTGATCGCATTCTTGCAAAAAGTAAGCGAGCAGCACAATTTACAAATCCCAAATATTAGTAATATTATTACAGCAGCTGTGCAACCGCCGGAAAATCCTCAACCCCCACCTCGTCAGCCTGcgccaccaccacctccacctccgCCGCAACAATCCACTCTCCCGCCACCACCAGCACAACCAACACTACCGGTAGTTACAGTCAGCCCCACAAAAATCTTGAACCCATCAAAAAAGGACAATGGCGGGACCGAAAGTTTCACGCCCACGAGCTCCTCACGGTGGCCGAAAACGGAAATTGAAGCACTGATCAAACTCCGAACCAATCTTGATCTCAAGTACCAAGAAAACGGGCCAAAGGGACCCCTTTGGGAAGAAATATCCGCTGGCATGGGCAAAATGGGATATAGCCGAAGCTCTAAGCGATGCAAAgagaaatgggagaatattaacAAGTATTACAAGAAAGTAAAGGAGAGCAGCAAGAAGAGACCAGAAGACTCCAAGACATGCCCATATTTCCACCAGCTCGAAGCTTTATAcagagagaaaaacaagaacgATGACCACTCATTCCATCTCGAGTACACTGCGAAGCAAGACAACCCAATGGTGCCAATAATGGCCAGACCTGAACGGCAATGGCCGAATCCAAACCAACAGCATCAAGACCCTACCATGCATGATCAGGATCAAGATAATGAAAGCGATGACAACGAAGAAGACGATGATGGagatgatgaagatgaagaagatgcAGGAGGCTATGAAATAGTCACAAACAAGCAGCAATCTTCAATGACAAACACGGGAGAATGA